The Pseudofrankia inefficax genome window below encodes:
- a CDS encoding glycosyltransferase family 2 protein — protein MRGTRRSTAVRVAYARCAEACGPLTTPRGDNPRVEFRSVVPPGRRLALTLLFLFTALVNLIFVGWLLLPAHVPGAGVAGTGDWRLFLARVSFCLVVLVEVIRIVQVSIIGILAWHARDPVPLVAPPGLRVAVLTTIVPSKEPVSVVARTLGAMREIAYPDGFLTAWILDEENDPEVQRVAEDLGVLHFSRRGRPEYNQPAGEFRARSKAGNHNAWRAEHESHYDVVAQMDPDHVPLTCFLERTLGYFRDPDVAFVVAPQVYGNMLENLVAQGASMQQYLFNGVIERGGNGLDAPLLIGTNHLYRPAAWRQIGGYQDSIIEDHLTSMRVQGTINPATGNPWKGVYTPDVIAIGEAPTTWTDYFNQQKRWAYGVWDVKLRRRAKAGIRLRARQRLLYGMVQFYYPSVATSLLFGSLATVGYLVFGASAVHLRGGSWLTLWTAALGSWVSMWLWLRRFNLAEHERREIGLPGMALALFAGPIYLSAACAAVLRRRLAYAVTAKGELRSTESLRTFRLHLAWAVVAATLLCVNLTVNHGRFAPPQLWALLALLIGLSPPLLSVRRTIAARRRDPAAGGPAGTVPPPARVHVAAEPRESQLLLTARLAEESSVTENGP, from the coding sequence GTGAGAGGCACCCGTCGTAGCACCGCGGTCCGGGTCGCCTATGCCCGCTGCGCCGAGGCCTGTGGGCCGCTGACCACGCCGCGGGGCGACAACCCGCGGGTGGAGTTCCGCTCCGTCGTGCCACCGGGCCGCCGGTTGGCACTGACCCTGTTGTTCCTGTTCACCGCGCTGGTGAACCTGATCTTCGTCGGCTGGCTGCTGCTGCCGGCGCATGTGCCCGGTGCCGGCGTCGCCGGCACGGGCGACTGGCGGCTGTTCCTGGCCCGCGTGAGCTTCTGCCTCGTAGTCCTCGTCGAGGTCATCAGGATCGTCCAGGTCTCCATCATCGGGATACTCGCCTGGCACGCCCGGGACCCGGTGCCCCTCGTCGCGCCGCCCGGGCTGCGGGTCGCGGTGCTCACGACGATCGTCCCCTCGAAGGAGCCCGTCTCCGTCGTGGCGAGAACGCTGGGCGCGATGCGGGAGATCGCCTATCCGGACGGCTTCCTGACCGCCTGGATCCTGGACGAGGAGAACGATCCCGAGGTTCAGCGAGTCGCCGAGGACCTGGGTGTCCTGCATTTCAGCCGCCGCGGCCGCCCGGAGTACAACCAGCCGGCCGGGGAGTTCCGGGCCAGGAGCAAGGCGGGAAACCACAACGCCTGGCGTGCCGAGCACGAGAGCCACTACGACGTGGTCGCCCAGATGGACCCCGACCACGTCCCGCTCACCTGTTTCCTGGAACGCACCCTGGGCTATTTCCGTGACCCGGACGTCGCCTTCGTCGTCGCTCCCCAGGTCTACGGGAACATGCTGGAGAACCTGGTGGCACAGGGCGCCTCGATGCAGCAGTACCTGTTCAACGGGGTGATCGAGCGCGGCGGGAACGGCCTCGACGCGCCGCTGCTCATCGGCACGAACCACCTGTACCGGCCGGCGGCCTGGCGACAGATCGGTGGCTACCAGGACTCGATCATCGAGGACCACCTGACCAGCATGCGCGTCCAGGGGACGATCAACCCGGCGACCGGGAACCCCTGGAAGGGCGTCTACACCCCCGACGTGATCGCGATCGGTGAGGCGCCCACCACCTGGACCGACTACTTCAACCAGCAGAAACGGTGGGCGTACGGCGTCTGGGACGTCAAGCTGCGCCGCCGGGCGAAGGCCGGGATCAGGCTGCGGGCCCGCCAGCGGCTGCTGTACGGAATGGTGCAGTTCTACTACCCGAGCGTCGCGACGAGCCTGCTGTTCGGCAGCCTGGCGACGGTCGGCTACCTCGTTTTCGGCGCCTCAGCGGTCCACCTGCGCGGGGGATCGTGGCTCACGCTGTGGACGGCCGCCCTGGGCAGCTGGGTCAGCATGTGGCTGTGGCTGCGCCGGTTCAACCTCGCCGAGCACGAGAGGCGTGAGATCGGCCTACCGGGCATGGCGCTCGCCCTGTTCGCCGGTCCGATCTACCTGTCCGCCGCGTGCGCGGCGGTGCTGCGCCGGCGCCTGGCCTACGCGGTGACCGCGAAGGGCGAGCTGCGCAGCACCGAGTCGCTCCGGACCTTCCGGCTGCACCTGGCCTGGGCCGTCGTCGCCGCGACGCTGCTGTGCGTCAACCTCACCGTGAACCACGGCCGCTTCGCCCCGCCGCAGCTCTGGGCGCTGCTCGCGCTGCTGATCGGGCTGTCGCCACCGTTGCTGTCCGTGCGCCGGACGATCGCCGCGCGGCGCAGGGACCCGGCGGCCGGTGGCCCGGCCGGGACGGTCCCGCCCCCCGCCCGCGTGCATGTCGCGGCTGAACCGAGGGAGTCCCAGCTCCTGCTGACGGCTCGGCTCGCCGAGGAGAGCTCCGTCACGGAGAACGGCCCGTGA
- a CDS encoding glycoside hydrolase family 26 protein — protein sequence MRLTVPRVVAVVLVVVLAGYVFRVAPHLSGPRRPGASVPAELLAPSTELAAAPSQFPDPGKTFVGIMTTAGVHDFTNLLNFTQKTSYKPRAYQFSEGWAEDKFNASDLNKVASLGMMPIVAWEPWDFSNKPQSDKLRGAQPKYRLSNIIDGSFDSYIRSWARGVKTLDYTIGLRFAHEMNGYWYPWAEQANGNQPGQYVQAWRHVHDIFAQEGATNVVWIWSPNVTYPNSTPLAELYPGDAYVDWIGFSGYYGTVGNETYKSFDEIFASSIAEVQTITEKPIVITETGAADNAGLKAAWIAQLFASLPRYPEIIGVIWQESTKEVDWRVAVSPAASRAFAVGAANPRYDTTWRWTSRPELTLPLRP from the coding sequence GTGAGGCTGACGGTGCCCCGGGTGGTCGCGGTGGTCCTGGTCGTCGTGCTCGCCGGCTACGTCTTCCGGGTGGCCCCGCACCTGTCCGGGCCTCGCCGGCCCGGGGCGTCGGTTCCAGCCGAGCTCCTGGCGCCGTCGACCGAGCTGGCCGCGGCGCCGAGCCAGTTCCCGGATCCGGGAAAGACGTTCGTCGGCATCATGACCACCGCCGGGGTCCACGACTTCACCAATCTCCTGAACTTCACCCAGAAGACGAGCTACAAGCCGAGGGCCTACCAGTTCTCCGAGGGCTGGGCCGAGGACAAGTTCAATGCCAGTGACCTGAACAAGGTCGCGAGTCTGGGCATGATGCCGATCGTCGCCTGGGAGCCGTGGGACTTCTCCAACAAACCGCAGAGTGACAAGCTGCGCGGCGCCCAGCCGAAATACCGGCTCAGCAACATCATCGACGGCTCGTTCGACTCGTACATCCGCTCCTGGGCCCGCGGGGTCAAGACGCTCGACTACACGATCGGCCTGCGGTTCGCGCACGAGATGAACGGCTACTGGTACCCCTGGGCCGAACAGGCCAACGGCAACCAGCCTGGACAGTACGTCCAGGCCTGGCGCCACGTGCACGACATCTTCGCGCAGGAGGGCGCGACCAATGTCGTGTGGATCTGGAGCCCCAACGTCACCTACCCGAACTCCACCCCGCTCGCCGAGCTCTACCCGGGCGACGCGTACGTGGACTGGATTGGTTTCTCCGGCTACTACGGCACCGTGGGCAACGAGACCTACAAGTCCTTTGACGAGATCTTCGCCAGCAGCATCGCCGAGGTCCAGACCATCACCGAGAAACCGATCGTGATCACGGAGACCGGTGCGGCCGACAACGCGGGACTGAAGGCCGCGTGGATCGCCCAGCTCTTCGCCTCGCTGCCGCGCTACCCGGAGATCATCGGGGTGATCTGGCAGGAGTCGACGAAGGAGGTCGACTGGCGGGTCGCCGTGTCCCCGGCGGCCTCCCGGGCCTTCGCCGTCGGCGCGGCCAACCCGCGCTACGACACGACCTGGCGCTGGACGAGCAGACCCGAGCTGACCCTGCCACTGCGCCCCTGA
- the lon gene encoding endopeptidase La — MTQNRVLPVLPIDDVVVLPGMVVPLALSDAETRAAVDAARAATQSRAPAGADAGRKAEVLLVPRLDGKYAAVAALGVIEQVGRLPGGEPAAVVRAVGRARIGTGSTGPGAALWVEATILEPTGTTPTGKLSELAREYKALVTTLLQQRGAWQVVDSVTSIDDPSALADTAGYAPYLTPAQKLELLEAADVTTRLEKVLAWTREHLAELDVAETIRKDVQEGMDRQQREFLLRRQLEAVRKELRELSGGGEGGDGENTDDYRARVEAADLPEKVRAAALKEVDKLERTSDQSPEGGWIRTWLDTVLDLPWSSRTEDSYDIAGARAVLDADHAGLDDVKDRIIEYLAVRRQRADAGLGVVGGRRSGAVLALAGPPGVGKTSLGESVARAMGRKFVRVALGGVRDEAEIRGHRRTYVGAMPGRIVRAITEAGTMNPVVLLDEVDKVGADYRGDPTAALLEVLDPAQNHTFRDHYLEVELDLSDVLFLATANVIESIPGPLLDRMELVRLDGYTEDEKVVIARDHLLPRQRERAGFAEGEVTFDDDTLRLLAGEYTREAGVRDLERAIARVLRKIAAQVALDGTGTREPVTVGAGDLVGYLGRPRHTPESAERTALPGVATGLAVTGAGGDVLFIEASLADAETGASGLTLTGQLGDVMKESAQIALSYLRSRGAELELPVGDLAKRGVHVHVPAGAVPKDGPSAGVTMTTALASLLSGRPVRAEVAMTGEVSLTGRVLPIGGVKQKLLAAHRAGITTVLLPSRNGPDLDDVPAAVRDALTVHLVSDVREVLDLALEPAYDSSRDAVLAA, encoded by the coding sequence GTGACTCAGAACCGTGTGCTGCCCGTCCTGCCGATCGACGACGTGGTCGTGCTCCCCGGCATGGTCGTTCCGCTTGCCCTGTCCGACGCCGAGACACGTGCCGCCGTGGACGCGGCCCGCGCGGCGACCCAGTCGCGCGCTCCGGCCGGAGCCGACGCGGGCCGCAAGGCTGAGGTGCTGCTCGTCCCGCGGCTCGACGGGAAGTACGCCGCCGTCGCCGCGCTCGGCGTGATCGAGCAGGTCGGCCGGCTGCCCGGGGGCGAGCCCGCCGCCGTCGTGCGCGCCGTCGGGCGCGCCCGGATCGGCACCGGCTCGACCGGCCCCGGCGCCGCCCTGTGGGTCGAGGCGACGATCCTCGAGCCGACCGGAACGACCCCGACCGGGAAGCTCTCCGAGCTGGCCCGCGAGTACAAGGCCCTCGTCACCACCCTGCTGCAGCAGCGCGGCGCCTGGCAGGTGGTCGACTCGGTGACCTCGATCGACGACCCGTCCGCGCTGGCCGACACCGCCGGCTACGCCCCCTACCTGACGCCGGCCCAGAAGCTGGAGCTGCTGGAGGCCGCCGACGTCACCACCCGGCTGGAGAAGGTGCTGGCCTGGACCAGGGAGCACCTCGCCGAGCTGGACGTCGCCGAGACGATCCGCAAGGACGTCCAGGAGGGGATGGACCGCCAGCAGCGCGAGTTCCTGCTGCGCCGCCAGCTGGAGGCCGTCCGCAAGGAGCTGCGCGAGCTCTCCGGCGGCGGCGAGGGCGGCGACGGCGAGAACACCGACGACTACCGGGCCCGCGTCGAGGCGGCCGACCTGCCCGAGAAGGTCCGCGCGGCGGCGCTCAAGGAGGTCGACAAGCTGGAGCGGACCTCCGACCAGTCACCGGAGGGCGGCTGGATCCGCACCTGGCTCGACACGGTCCTCGACCTGCCGTGGAGCTCCAGGACCGAGGACTCCTATGACATCGCCGGCGCCCGCGCGGTGCTGGACGCCGACCACGCCGGCCTCGACGACGTGAAGGACCGGATCATCGAGTACCTGGCCGTTCGCCGCCAGCGCGCGGACGCCGGGCTGGGCGTCGTGGGCGGGCGGCGCAGCGGCGCCGTGCTGGCGCTGGCCGGCCCGCCCGGGGTCGGCAAGACCTCGCTCGGCGAGTCGGTGGCCCGCGCGATGGGCCGTAAGTTCGTCCGCGTCGCCCTCGGCGGCGTCCGGGACGAGGCGGAGATCCGCGGCCACCGGCGCACCTACGTCGGCGCGATGCCCGGCCGGATCGTCCGGGCGATCACCGAGGCCGGCACGATGAACCCCGTCGTCCTGCTCGACGAGGTCGACAAGGTCGGCGCCGACTACCGCGGCGACCCGACCGCGGCCCTGCTGGAGGTGCTCGACCCGGCGCAGAACCACACGTTCCGCGACCACTACCTCGAGGTCGAGCTGGACCTGTCCGACGTGCTGTTCCTGGCGACCGCGAACGTGATCGAGTCGATCCCCGGGCCGCTGCTGGACCGGATGGAGCTGGTCCGCCTCGACGGCTACACCGAGGACGAGAAGGTCGTCATCGCCCGGGACCACCTGTTGCCCCGCCAGCGTGAGCGGGCCGGCTTCGCCGAGGGCGAGGTCACCTTCGACGACGACACGCTGCGGCTGCTGGCCGGCGAGTACACCCGCGAGGCGGGCGTGCGTGACCTGGAGCGCGCGATCGCCAGGGTGCTGCGCAAGATCGCCGCGCAGGTCGCGCTTGACGGGACGGGCACCCGCGAGCCGGTCACGGTCGGCGCCGGGGACCTGGTCGGCTACCTGGGCCGGCCGCGGCACACCCCCGAGTCGGCCGAGCGCACGGCGCTGCCCGGCGTGGCGACCGGCCTCGCGGTGACCGGCGCCGGCGGCGACGTGCTGTTCATCGAGGCGTCGCTGGCCGACGCGGAGACCGGCGCCTCCGGCCTGACCCTGACCGGCCAGCTGGGCGACGTGATGAAGGAGTCGGCGCAGATCGCGCTGTCCTACCTGCGGTCACGCGGCGCCGAGCTGGAGCTGCCGGTCGGTGACCTGGCCAAGCGCGGGGTCCACGTCCACGTCCCGGCCGGAGCGGTGCCCAAGGACGGGCCGAGCGCCGGCGTCACGATGACGACCGCGCTCGCGTCGCTGCTGTCGGGCCGGCCGGTCCGGGCCGAGGTGGCGATGACCGGCGAGGTGTCGCTGACCGGGCGGGTGCTGCCGATCGGCGGGGTGAAGCAGAAGCTGCTCGCCGCGCACCGGGCCGGCATCACCACGGTCCTGCTGCCGAGCCGCAACGGGCCGGACCTGGACGACGTGCCGGCGGCGGTGCGTGACGCGCTCACCGTCCACCTGGTCTCGGACGTCCGTGAGGTCCTCGACCTGGCCCTGGAGCCGGCTTACGACTCCAGCCGGGACGCGGTCCTCGCCGCCTAA
- a CDS encoding NAD(P)-dependent alcohol dehydrogenase produces the protein MATVRALSVPAAGAALAPTTISRRDPRPDDVLIDIRFAGVCHSDIHQARQEWGPAIFPMVPGHEITGVVAAVGADVTRFAVGDRVGVGCFVSSCQRCDACVAGEEQYCTGPNPVFTYNGTEYDGEPTYGGYSQQIVVREAYVLRIPDALALDAAAPLLCAGITTYSPLRHWKIGPGSKVAVVGLGGLGHMGVQLAHALGADVTVLSQSLAKEKDGLRLGADRYRATSDPATFEELRGSLDFILNTVSANLDLDAYLSLLRLDGTMCNVGGPADPGAYRAFSLIAARRSLTGSNIGGIRETQEMLDFCAEHGLAAEIELITAADVNVAYDRVVASDVRYRFVIDAATI, from the coding sequence ACCACGATCTCCCGGCGTGACCCGCGCCCGGACGACGTCCTGATCGACATCAGGTTCGCCGGGGTCTGCCACAGCGACATCCACCAGGCCCGCCAGGAATGGGGCCCGGCGATCTTCCCGATGGTGCCCGGCCACGAGATCACCGGCGTGGTGGCGGCCGTCGGCGCGGACGTCACCCGGTTCGCGGTCGGGGACCGGGTGGGCGTCGGCTGCTTCGTGAGCTCCTGCCAGCGGTGCGACGCCTGCGTCGCGGGGGAGGAGCAGTACTGCACGGGCCCGAACCCGGTGTTCACCTACAACGGCACCGAATACGACGGTGAACCCACCTACGGCGGCTACAGCCAGCAGATCGTGGTCCGCGAGGCCTACGTGCTCCGGATCCCCGACGCCCTGGCGCTCGACGCCGCCGCGCCGCTGCTGTGCGCCGGGATCACGACCTACTCGCCGCTACGCCACTGGAAGATCGGCCCCGGCTCGAAGGTCGCCGTCGTCGGCCTCGGCGGGCTCGGTCACATGGGCGTGCAGCTCGCGCACGCGCTGGGCGCCGACGTCACCGTGCTCAGCCAGTCGCTGGCCAAGGAGAAGGACGGCCTGCGCCTCGGCGCCGACCGATACCGGGCGACCAGCGACCCGGCGACCTTCGAGGAGCTGCGCGGCAGCCTGGACTTCATCCTCAACACGGTCTCGGCGAACCTGGACCTCGACGCCTACCTGTCGCTGCTGCGGCTCGACGGCACGATGTGCAACGTCGGCGGCCCGGCCGACCCCGGCGCGTACCGGGCGTTCTCGTTGATCGCGGCCCGGCGCAGCCTCACCGGCTCCAACATCGGTGGCATCCGAGAGACCCAGGAGATGCTCGACTTCTGCGCCGAGCACGGCCTCGCGGCCGAGATCGAGCTGATCACCGCCGCCGACGTCAACGTCGCCTACGACCGCGTGGTGGCCAGCGACGTCCGCTACCGGTTCGTGATCGACGCCGCGACGATCTAG